CCAAGCCTGTCACCGTTTCCCAGCTCCTCTCCGCGATCGATACCCATGTCGGCAAGGAAGTGACCGTCGAAGGCATGGCCGTCTGGGTCTGTCCGCACATGGGCTGCAAGGCGCAACTCACCGACGCCGATGGCGCCTCCAAGCAAAAGCTCCTCGTCAGCCAAGGCGCCAAAATGGACAAGTTCACCACCGAACTCCAAGGCGACACGCTGCGCGTCACGGGCATTTTCCGCGAACGCCGTGTCACCGCCGCCGACCTCGACGCGCAGGAAGCCGCGATCAAAAACCCGCCGCCCGCCGCGCATGACCACGCGCACGGCGGCGCCGACTGCGCCAACTGCCCCGACAAAAAGGCCGCCGCCGCCGATCCTGAAAAAGCCGCCAAGGCCAGGGAAAACCAACTCGCGCAAATCGCCAAACAACGCGAAATGCTCGCCAAATCCTCCAAGGGCTATCTCTCCTTTGTCTCCATCGAGGGAGAAAAGTGGGCCAGGGCCGAATAAAGCCGCCACCCCGTTATTTGCGACCACGCGGCCTGACACGAGACAGAGGTCGGGCCCCGCAATTCGCTGTCGGCAAAGTTGAATCCCAACGCAAAAAATCCCGCCGTCGCGCCGGCGCAACCCGTGCGCTGGCGCATGTGGTTTCGCTTCCTGCACCGCGACCTCGGTTATCTTTTTTTCGGCATGACCGTCGTGTATGCCATTTCCGGCCTCGCCGTGAATCACCGCGCCGACTGGAATCCCAACTACCGGGTCGAACGACGCCAGTTCACCCTGCCCCCTCCCGGCTCCGGCGCGGACGCCGCCGCCGTATCCGAAAAAAACTACACCAAGGCGGACATCGCCGCACTCCTCGCCGAGGCCGGCGTGAAGGGCCGCTACAAGAAACACTACGCGCCCGACGACCGCCACGTGCGCGTTTTCCTGGAAAACGGCACGGCCACGCTCGACCGGGTGGCCCGCGTGCTCGACATCGAGCTGCTCCACCGCCGCCCGCTGCTGCACACCTTCAACCGGCTCCACCTCAACCCCGGACGCTGGTGGCTCTGGTTCGCCGACGCCTTCGCCGTCGCGCTGCTCGTGATCGCGACTACCGGCCTTTTCCTCCTGCGCGGAAAACATGGCATCACCCGTCGCGGCGGCGTGCTCACCGCCCTCGGCATCATCGTCCCGGGCATCATCGTTTATCTAAACCTCTGACAAAAATGGACACACCTCATGACACCATCACCCGCTATGAATGGCATGGGAGCGCGTTTCTTCTCGCGCTCCTCTTCCTCAGCGGAATCTTCATTCCTTACGCGGCGGTGTATTTTATAAAAAACATTGTCGCCCTCGAAACCCGCGTGCCCGACGCCGAGGCATTCGCGGCTTTTCTGTCGAAAAAAGACGCCAAGAAAAATTAACCACTCCCTCCGGCTCCGTGCCCCCCGTGGTTAAATAAATCCAGCCCTTCAGCCCTTTCTCCCATGCCTCCCGTCATCGAATGCCGCAATCTCACGCACTACTACGGCGACAAGCCCGCCTTGCAGGACGTGTCGTGGATGCTGCGCCCCGGACGCATCTGCGGCCTGCTCGGGCGCAACGGCGCGGGCAAGACCACCACCATCAACATCCTCAATTCCTTCCTCACCCCGCGCTCCGGCCGCTGCCTGCTCCTCGGCGAGGATTCGCATCAGCTCACCCCGCGCACCAAGGCCCGCATCGGTTACCTCATCGAGGGCCACATCCAATACGGTTTCTTCAACATCCGCCAGATCGAGCGTTTCTACTCGCGCTTCTATCCCAACTGGACGCCGGCCATCTATTATCACCTCATGTCGAAACTCGACATCACGCCGCGCCAGCGCATCGCCACCATGTCCTGCGGCCAGCGCTCCCAGGTCGCCCTCGGCCTCATCCTCGCGCAAAATCCCGACCTCATCATCTTCGACGACTACTCCATGGGGCTCGATCCCGGCTACCGCCGCCTCTTCATCGAAGTCATCCGCGACTACGCCGACGACGGCAAACGCAGCATCCTGCTCACCTCGCACATCATTCAGGACCTCGAAAACCTCATCGACGACTGCGTCATCTACCAGCGGGGCCGCGTGCTGCTCGACATGGAGG
This genomic stretch from Termitidicoccus mucosus harbors:
- a CDS encoding ATP-binding cassette domain-containing protein — translated: MPPVIECRNLTHYYGDKPALQDVSWMLRPGRICGLLGRNGAGKTTTINILNSFLTPRSGRCLLLGEDSHQLTPRTKARIGYLIEGHIQYGFFNIRQIERFYSRFYPNWTPAIYYHLMSKLDITPRQRIATMSCGQRSQVALGLILAQNPDLIIFDDYSMGLDPGYRRLFIEVIRDYADDGKRSILLTSHIIQDLENLIDDCVIYQRGRVLLDMEADRFRNGFRKYAFATTPAVADAHDDARHIHVERGEKHSALYGFLDERAARDELAARGIPAPDLRPEPITLEDTFIALTGKY
- a CDS encoding PepSY-associated TM helix domain-containing protein; protein product: MNPNAKNPAVAPAQPVRWRMWFRFLHRDLGYLFFGMTVVYAISGLAVNHRADWNPNYRVERRQFTLPPPGSGADAAAVSEKNYTKADIAALLAEAGVKGRYKKHYAPDDRHVRVFLENGTATLDRVARVLDIELLHRRPLLHTFNRLHLNPGRWWLWFADAFAVALLVIATTGLFLLRGKHGITRRGGVLTALGIIVPGIIVYLNL